Within Halomicrobium urmianum, the genomic segment GCGAGTGCTTCGGGGAACAGGAACCACACAGTGCCCCACAGCAACGCGTTCGCGATGACCGCGGGGACGAAGTACGCCGAGATACGGTCCGCCAGGTTCTGGATGTCGGGCTGGCGCGACTGGGCTTCCTTGACCGTCTGGACGATCTGCTGGAGCGCCGTGTCCGCACCGACCTTCGTCGCCTCGACGACGAGGACGCCGTTCTCGTTGATCGTCGAGCCCACGACCTCGTCGCCCTCGCCTTTCTCGACGGGGACCGACTCGCCGGTGACCATCGACTCGTCGACGGCGCTCTGGCCGTCGACGACGACGCCGTCGGTGGGAATCTGCTCGCCGGGACGGACCTTCATGCGGTCGCCGACGGTGACGTCTTCCAGTGGCACTTCCGCTTCGGTACCGTCATCGTCGACGAGGGTGGCCGTCTCGGCCTCCATCTCGAGGAGCTTCCGAAGGGCGTCGCCTGCCTGCCCTTTCGAGCGGGCTTCGAGGTAGTTCCCGAGGGTGATGAACACGAGGATCAACGCGGCAGTGTCGAAATACAGGCTCCCCGCGATCAGTCCGGCAAGCACCGCGACCGAGTAGAGATACGCAGTCGACGAACCCAGCGCGATGAGAACGTCCATGTTGGCGCGCCCGTTGTTGACCAGCGCGTTGTACGAGTTCCTGTAGAACGGCCAGCCGAGCACGGCCTGAACGGGCGTCGCCAGCAGGAACTCGACCCACCCGAACTCGACGCCGAAGATCGTCTCGGGGAGGATTCCGCCGCCGAGCAGAAACTTCTCCGCGAGGAAAAACAGCATCGGGGCCGAGAGCGCGGCTCCGAACAGCGTCAGTCGAAGCTGTTTTCGGATCTCGCCCTGTCGTGCGGCGTCCCGGGCATCGGCACCCGATTCACCGCCGTCGCTGTCTTCGCGGACCGGCGAGTAACCGGCGTCCTCGATAGCGTCGTAGAGCGCGTCGAGGGACGTGTCCGCGGGGTTGTACCTGACCTGCGCTTCGTCGGTGGCGAAGTTCGCGTCGGCCGCGATAACGCCCGGCGTGTTCTCGAGTGCGGTCTCGTTCGTCTGCACGCAGTTGGCACAGGTCATATCGGAGATGCCTATGGTCACCGTGTCAGACACCGCACCGTAGCCGGCGTCCTCGATCGCCTCATAGATCTCAGCGAGCGATACCTCGTCAGGGTCGTACTCGACGGAACCCTCGTCCGTGGCGAAGTTGGCGTTCGCCTCGACGACGCCGTCGAGCGACTCCAGGGCGTCGCCAACTGTCCCCGAGCAGTTGGCACAGGTCATCCCTGTGATGTCGAGATGTGCTGTACGTGTTTCCATGTCATACTAGAGGGGCTACTCCGTTAGGTGAGTTTCTACTAGTATAGTTGGGGTAACCGACGGCGTTTACTTTCGATTCCAAACCCAAGTCAGCGCTACACGCCCCCTTCGAGACGTTGGCGTCGGTCCTCGAATCGACTCTGACACGAGTGAAGCGGGTGGCGATCTGGCCTCCTGGAGCCGTGTGACGCGATCCGAGACGGCTGACCCCGACGGTCACTTTCCCCGCCGATCGCGCTGAACGGCCGGCAGACGTTCTCAGCTAACGGCGAGAGAATTCCCGTGTTCGTTTCGTTCAGGTCCCAGAGACCGGTCGAAACGGACGCAGGATCCGATACTATTCCCCAGAAGATACTTTGGAATCCGTCGTTTCGCAACCGCTCGAACAGCACTATCGAAGCAGAAAACGACAAAGAGGAGCCGTCCGTATTTCTCACCGGAATGAGCCAGAAGATCACCGTCGAGGGAATGACTTGCGGCCACTGTGAACAGACAGTCGAAGAGGCGCTTCAGGGCGTGTCTGGCGTGACTGACGCCACCGCCGATCGCGAGGCCGAACAGGCGAGGGTCGACGGTGACGCCGACGTCACGGCCCTCGTGCAAGCCGTCGAAGACGCTGGATACACGGCCCACGCCTGAGATCGCACGGACCGATCGCGGCCGACCGCCCCGCCGTTCTCTTCCGAATCCGCCCGTCCGGCGTTGTTGAAACTCTCAGTCGGCGATAGGTTTCAGCAGTCGTGCTGACTCGATGGAAACGCTGCTACGCCGTGAGGGCGGGAAGTGAATACAGCGCGCGTATCATAGAAGTCACTCCAGATCAGGGACACCTGAAACAGTCGAGACAGACTATCCGTCCAGTCGAGCGCCACGAGCGCACGACTGTCGCTCCGACACCTCTCGAAGTCCGCATACTGTTTTACTCCTTGACGTAGTCACTATGGCGTAGTGGCAGGGGAGAGACCGTCCGAGAGGGAGGAGCCAGAGTCCGACGAGAGCGATGTCGAGGACTTACTCGATCGACTCGAGGACCTCGAGAAGACGGCCGATTCACAGGAAGAGCGCCGGGTCATTCGACAGACCATCAGAACCCTCGACAGACTGTCAGCCCGT encodes:
- a CDS encoding heavy metal translocating P-type ATPase produces the protein METRTAHLDITGMTCANCSGTVGDALESLDGVVEANANFATDEGSVEYDPDEVSLAEIYEAIEDAGYGAVSDTVTIGISDMTCANCVQTNETALENTPGVIAADANFATDEAQVRYNPADTSLDALYDAIEDAGYSPVREDSDGGESGADARDAARQGEIRKQLRLTLFGAALSAPMLFFLAEKFLLGGGILPETIFGVEFGWVEFLLATPVQAVLGWPFYRNSYNALVNNGRANMDVLIALGSSTAYLYSVAVLAGLIAGSLYFDTAALILVFITLGNYLEARSKGQAGDALRKLLEMEAETATLVDDDGTEAEVPLEDVTVGDRMKVRPGEQIPTDGVVVDGQSAVDESMVTGESVPVEKGEGDEVVGSTINENGVLVVEATKVGADTALQQIVQTVKEAQSRQPDIQNLADRISAYFVPAVIANALLWGTVWFLFPEALAGFVDWLPLWGAVAGGPAVAGGTVSVFEFALIVFASSVLIACPCALGLATPAATMVGTTIGAQNGVLFKGGDVLERAKDVDTVVFDKTGTLTKGEMELTDVVVFDSDGQPVADGGEPAADGGPASGARGSSSDRRSDGGQLTARDRLSEDDVLRLAATAESGSEHPLARAIVDGARERDVDVTDPDDFENVPGHGIKATVGDSEVLVGNRKLLRDNGIDPSPAQETMEHLENEGKTAMLVAYEDELVGVVADADTIKDSAAEAVSQLQERGVDVMMITGDNERTARSVAEQVGIDPENVRAEVLPEDKSDAVEAIQGDGRKAMMVGDGVNDAPALAVATVGTAIGSGTDVAIEAADVTLMRDDPLDVVKAIRISDATLQKIKQNLVWALGYNTAMIPLASLGLLQPVLAAGAMAFSSVSVLSNSLLFRRYTPDHDYELLGRFR
- a CDS encoding heavy-metal-associated domain-containing protein, with amino-acid sequence MSQKITVEGMTCGHCEQTVEEALQGVSGVTDATADREAEQARVDGDADVTALVQAVEDAGYTAHA